A part of Miscanthus floridulus cultivar M001 chromosome 6, ASM1932011v1, whole genome shotgun sequence genomic DNA contains:
- the LOC136459930 gene encoding probable NADPH:quinone oxidoreductase 2, with amino-acid sequence MEGSTAQAAGKTVLRVAAISGSLRRASANTGLIRAAAEICRESIPGLEIDHIDISSLPLLNTDLEAGGVFPAAVEAFRARVRGADCFLFASPEYNYSISGPLKNALDWGSRPPNFWGDRAAAILSASGGSGGSRSQYHIRQVGVFLDLHFVNKPEAFIKAHQPPKKFDDDGNLVDPETKEQVRKVLLALQALALRLQLGKPAADSEV; translated from the exons ATGGAAGGCTCGACGGCGCAGGCAGCGGGGAAGACCGTCCTGAGGGTGGCGGCGATCTCCGGCTCGCTGCGCAGGGCGTcggccaacaccggcctcatccgCGCCG CCGCGGAGATCTGCAGGGAGTCGATCCCGGGGCTGGAGATCGACCACATCGACATCTCCTCGCTGCCGCTGCTCAACACCGACCTCGAGGCCGGCGGCGTGTTCCCGGCGGCCGTCGAGGCGTTCCGCGCCAGGGTCCGCGGCGCGGACTGCTTCCTGTTCGCGTCGCCCGAGTACAACTACTCCATCTCGGGCCCGCTGAAGAACGCGCTGGACTGGGGGTCGCGCCCGCCCAACTTCTGGGGCGACAGGGCCGCGGCGATCCTCAGCGCGTCGGGCGGGTCCGGCGGCAGCCGGTCGCAGTACCACATCCGGCAGGTCGGCGTGTTCCTCGACCTCCACTTCGTCAACAAGCCCGAGGCGTTCATCAAGGCGCACCAGCCGCCGAAGAAGTTCGACGACGACGGCAACCTGGTCGATCCGGAGACGAAGGAGCAGGTCAGGAAGGTGCTCCTGGCGCTGCAGGCTCTCGCGCTCAGGCTCCAGCTGGGGAAGCCTGCTGCGGACTCTGAAGTCTGA
- the LOC136459931 gene encoding probable NADPH:quinone oxidoreductase 2, with product MSLREEPSTAHAPAKTVLRAAAISGSLRRASANTGLIRAAAEICRESIPGLQIDHVDISDLPLLNTDLEAAGGAFPPAVEAFRDKVRGVDCFLFASPEYNYSISGPLKNALDSASRPPNRWGDRAAAILSASGGSGGDRSQYHIRQVGVALGIHFVIKPEVFTKAHQLPRKFDNDGNLVDPETREQVRKLLLALQAFALKLQGKSADSE from the exons ATGTCGCTCAGGGAAGAACCCTCGACAGCACACGCGCCGGCGAAGACCGTCCTGAGAGCGGCGGCGATCTCCGGCTCACTGCGCAGGGCGTcggccaacaccggcctcatccgTGCTG CCGCAGAGATTTGCAGGGAGTCCATCCCAGGCCTGCAGATCGACCACGTCGACATCTCCGACCTGCCGCTGCTCAACACCGACCTGGAGGCCGCCGGCGGCGCGTTCCCGCCGGCCGTCGAGGCGTTCCGCGACAAGGTCCGCGGCGTCGACTGCTTCCTCTTTGCCTCGCCCGAGTACAACTACTCCATTTCAG GCCCGCTGAAGAACGCGCTGGACTCGGCATCGCGGCCGCCGAACCGCTGGGGGGACAGGGCCGCCGCGATCCTGAGCGCGTCGGGCGGCTCCGGCGGCGACCGGTCGCAGTACCACATCCGGCAGGTCGGGGTGGCTCTCGGCATCCACTTCGTCATCAAGCCGGAGGTGTTCACCAAGGCTCATCAGCTGCCGAGGAAGTTCGACAACGACGGCAACCTGGTCGACCCGGAGACGAGGGAGCAGGTCAGGAAGCTGCTCCTGGCGCTGCAGGCGTTCGCGCTCAAGCTCCAGGGGAAGTCCGCAGACTCTGAATAG